The following are encoded together in the Panicum virgatum strain AP13 chromosome 6K, P.virgatum_v5, whole genome shotgun sequence genome:
- the LOC120713495 gene encoding receptor-like kinase TMK3 — MSTTVHRQGCTTTVKRRQECRLLLALLLTCCGLAAAAAGRRSDADAVADLARSLARPPSTWTTAGGDPCSFEGISCSSSGRVIAIDLAGMGLAGTLHPSLSSLTALESLQLGGNALSGAVPPLRAPSLTSLSLDGNAFTSLPKDFPLGMPALRHLSMDNLPLAPWPFPHAIAGCPSLRTFSASNASVAGPFQAVAAIVIANLTSIRTLRLSRNALTGVVPAALGKIASLREISLSNNFLQGPVPQFAAGVAADVVDGNCFCLDEPGACNAQVSTLLQAAEGFGYPFYLARAWRGNDPCSGDWLGTVCDISGSVTMIYLQHAELSGTISPAIADLIDLERLVLAGNNLTGEIPESLTKLTKLELLDVTNNSLTGQLPKFKPSVFVLADGNAFIGE, encoded by the coding sequence ATGTCGACCACCGTCCATCGCCAAGGATGCACCACCACGGTGAAGAGGAGGCAGGAGTGTCgtctcctcctcgccctcctcctgACGTGCTGCGGtcttgctgcggcggcggcgggacgccgCTCAGACGCGGACGCCGTCGCTGACCTCGCTCGGTCCCTGGCGAGGCCACCGTCTACCTGGaccacggccggcggcgacccctGCTCCTTCGAGGGCATCTCTTGCTCCTCCTCTGGCCGCGTCATCGCCATCGACCTCGCGGGGATGGGCCTGGCTGGGACCCTgcacccctccctctcctcgctcACCGCGCTCGAGTCGCTCCAGCTCGGGGGCAACGCCCTCTCCGGCGCCGTCCCGCCGCTGCGAGCCCCCTCCCTCACCAGCCTCTCCCTCGACGGCAACGCCTTCACGTCCCTCCCGAAGGACTTCCCGCTGGGAATGCCCGCGCTGAGGCACCTCAGCATGGACAACCTCCCCCTGGCGCCGTGGCCCTTCCCCCACGCCATCGCCGGCTGCCCCTCCCTCCGCACCTTCTCCGCCTCCAACGCCTCCGTGGCCGGCCCGTtccaggcggtggcggccatTGTCATCGCAAACCTCACGTCCATCAGGACACTGAGGCTGTCGCGGAACGCGCTCACCGGAGTGGTGCCGGCGGCTCTGGGCAAGATCGCCAGCCTGAGGGAGATCTCCCTGTCCAACAACTTCCTCCAAGGGCCGGTGCCACAGTTTGCTGCCGGAGTGGCCGCCGACGTGGTCGACGGTAACTGTTTCTGCTTGGACGAGCCCGGGGCGTGCAACGCGCAGGTGAGCACTCTGCTCCAGGCGGCCGAGGGCTTTGGCTACCCCTTCTACCTAGCAAGGGCATGGAGGGGGAACGACCCTTGCAGTGGCGACTGGCTTGGCACGGTATGCGACATCTCAGGTAGTGTAACCATGATCTACCTGCAACACGCTGAGTTATCAGGTACAATATCACCGGCCATAGCGGACCTGATAGACCTTGAAAGACTTGTGCTAGCCGGCAACAATCTCACCGGGGAGATACCGGAGTCTCTCACGAAATTGACGAAACTTGAGCTTCTTGATGTCACAAACAACAGCCTCACGGGCCAACTGCCGAAGTTTAAGCCATCTGTTTTTGTGTTGGCAGATGGAAACGCGTTTATTGGGGAATAG